One region of Oncorhynchus mykiss isolate Arlee chromosome 8, USDA_OmykA_1.1, whole genome shotgun sequence genomic DNA includes:
- the erich2 gene encoding glutamate-rich protein 2 isoform X8: MSRLECVGSSTVPQKQVAPALLETHMPKEAVGAKYFTAAPRSSLPTQAVSNPMKVTPPGRFNVLCAGGVNNISVGFAGPPVILSQDLKMKDNKKPQQSASAVTGGRVFVQPRAQTTPCSVCVHPPAEPLPPLEPEVEEEHTEEDDDDVLVYEPNNPEAKQFIPLIQERLEREQEEKSQDDDDACSDSGDEDDSGSDQDSPQSSDSSSSSSSSSSLSNEEEEQERRHKPCPPSHLSP, encoded by the exons ATGAGCAG ACTTGAATGTGTGGGGTCTTCCACGGTTCCACAGAAGCAG GTGGCCCCTGCACTTCTTGAGACACACATGCCTAAAG AAGCTGTGGGAGCCAAGTATTTTACTGCCGCACCCCG AAGTAGCCTTCCTACACAAGCAGTATCAAATCCTATGAAG GTCACTCCACCTGGGAGATTCAACGTGCTCTGTGCGGGAGGTGTGAATAACATTAGTGTTGGGTTCGCTGGACCTCCTGTGATCCTCAGCCAAGACCTGAAGATGAAGGATAATAAGAAACCACAGCAGTCGGCTTCAGCTGTTACAG GAGGAAGAGTGTTTGTGCAGCCACGGGCCCAAACTAccccctgctctgtgtgtgttcacCCTCCAGCGGAGCCCCTCCCCCCTCTTGAACCAGAAGTGGAGGAAGAGCAcactgaggaggatgatgatgatg TTCTGGTCTATGAACCAAATAATCCAGAAGCCAAACAGTTCATTCCTCTTATCCaggagaggctggagagag AGCAAGAGGAGAAAAGccaagatgatgatgatgcttgTTCAGACTCCGGTGATGAAGATGACTCTGGGAGTGATCAAGACTCTCCTCAGAGCTCAgacagctcctcctcctcctcctcctcctcatcgttGTCAAAtgaggaagaggagcaggagaggagacacAAACCATGTCCACCCTCTCACCTTTCCCCATAG
- the erich2 gene encoding glutamate-rich protein 2 isoform X7, whose translation MSRLECVGSSTVPQKQVAPALLETHMPKAVGAKYFTAAPRSSLPTQAVSNPMKVTPPGRFNVLCAGGVNNISVGFAGPPVILSQDLKMKDNKKPQQSASAVTAEPLPPLEPEVEEEHTEEDDDDGEADDDEEEGYRAPLELMAEFLKSVMEKDFVLAEKLCQMILVYEPNNPEAKQFIPLIQERLEREQEEKSQDDDDACSDSGDEDDSGSDQDSPQSSDSSSSSSSSSSLSNEEEEQERRHKPCPPSHLSP comes from the exons ATGAGCAG ACTTGAATGTGTGGGGTCTTCCACGGTTCCACAGAAGCAG GTGGCCCCTGCACTTCTTGAGACACACATGCCTAAAG CTGTGGGAGCCAAGTATTTTACTGCCGCACCCCG AAGTAGCCTTCCTACACAAGCAGTATCAAATCCTATGAAG GTCACTCCACCTGGGAGATTCAACGTGCTCTGTGCGGGAGGTGTGAATAACATTAGTGTTGGGTTCGCTGGACCTCCTGTGATCCTCAGCCAAGACCTGAAGATGAAGGATAATAAGAAACCACAGCAGTCGGCTTCAGCTGTTACAG CGGAGCCCCTCCCCCCTCTTGAACCAGAAGTGGAGGAAGAGCAcactgaggaggatgatgatgatggtgaggcggatgatgatgaggaggagggataCAGGGCTCCACTGGAGCTGATGGCTGAG TTCCTCAAGTCTGTGATGGAGAAAGACTTTGTGCTGGCAGAGAAACTGTGTCAGATGA TTCTGGTCTATGAACCAAATAATCCAGAAGCCAAACAGTTCATTCCTCTTATCCaggagaggctggagagag AGCAAGAGGAGAAAAGccaagatgatgatgatgcttgTTCAGACTCCGGTGATGAAGATGACTCTGGGAGTGATCAAGACTCTCCTCAGAGCTCAgacagctcctcctcctcctcctcctcctcatcgttGTCAAAtgaggaagaggagcaggagaggagacacAAACCATGTCCACCCTCTCACCTTTCCCCATAG
- the erich2 gene encoding glutamate-rich protein 2 isoform X1: MSRLECVGSSTVPQKQVAPALLETHMPKEAVGAKYFTAAPRSSLPTQAVSNPMKVTPPGRFNVLCAGGVNNISVGFAGPPVILSQDLKMKDNKKPQQSASAVTGGRVFVQPRAQTTPCSVCVHPPAEPLPPLEPEVEEEHTEEDDDDGEADDDEEEGYRAPLELMAEFLKSVMEKDFVLAEKLCQMILVYEPNNPEAKQFIPLIQERLEREQEEKSQDDDDACSDSGDEDDSGSDQDSPQSSDSSSSSSSSSSLSNEEEEQERRHKPCPPSHLSP; this comes from the exons ATGAGCAG ACTTGAATGTGTGGGGTCTTCCACGGTTCCACAGAAGCAG GTGGCCCCTGCACTTCTTGAGACACACATGCCTAAAG AAGCTGTGGGAGCCAAGTATTTTACTGCCGCACCCCG AAGTAGCCTTCCTACACAAGCAGTATCAAATCCTATGAAG GTCACTCCACCTGGGAGATTCAACGTGCTCTGTGCGGGAGGTGTGAATAACATTAGTGTTGGGTTCGCTGGACCTCCTGTGATCCTCAGCCAAGACCTGAAGATGAAGGATAATAAGAAACCACAGCAGTCGGCTTCAGCTGTTACAG GAGGAAGAGTGTTTGTGCAGCCACGGGCCCAAACTAccccctgctctgtgtgtgttcacCCTCCAGCGGAGCCCCTCCCCCCTCTTGAACCAGAAGTGGAGGAAGAGCAcactgaggaggatgatgatgatggtgaggcggatgatgatgaggaggagggataCAGGGCTCCACTGGAGCTGATGGCTGAG TTCCTCAAGTCTGTGATGGAGAAAGACTTTGTGCTGGCAGAGAAACTGTGTCAGATGA TTCTGGTCTATGAACCAAATAATCCAGAAGCCAAACAGTTCATTCCTCTTATCCaggagaggctggagagag AGCAAGAGGAGAAAAGccaagatgatgatgatgcttgTTCAGACTCCGGTGATGAAGATGACTCTGGGAGTGATCAAGACTCTCCTCAGAGCTCAgacagctcctcctcctcctcctcctcctcatcgttGTCAAAtgaggaagaggagcaggagaggagacacAAACCATGTCCACCCTCTCACCTTTCCCCATAG
- the erich2 gene encoding glutamate-rich protein 2 isoform X3 — protein MSRLECVGSSTVPQKQVAPALLETHMPKEAVGAKYFTAAPRSLPTQAVSNPMKVTPPGRFNVLCAGGVNNISVGFAGPPVILSQDLKMKDNKKPQQSASAVTGGRVFVQPRAQTTPCSVCVHPPAEPLPPLEPEVEEEHTEEDDDDGEADDDEEEGYRAPLELMAEFLKSVMEKDFVLAEKLCQMILVYEPNNPEAKQFIPLIQERLEREQEEKSQDDDDACSDSGDEDDSGSDQDSPQSSDSSSSSSSSSSLSNEEEEQERRHKPCPPSHLSP, from the exons ATGAGCAG ACTTGAATGTGTGGGGTCTTCCACGGTTCCACAGAAGCAG GTGGCCCCTGCACTTCTTGAGACACACATGCCTAAAG AAGCTGTGGGAGCCAAGTATTTTACTGCCGCACCCCG TAGCCTTCCTACACAAGCAGTATCAAATCCTATGAAG GTCACTCCACCTGGGAGATTCAACGTGCTCTGTGCGGGAGGTGTGAATAACATTAGTGTTGGGTTCGCTGGACCTCCTGTGATCCTCAGCCAAGACCTGAAGATGAAGGATAATAAGAAACCACAGCAGTCGGCTTCAGCTGTTACAG GAGGAAGAGTGTTTGTGCAGCCACGGGCCCAAACTAccccctgctctgtgtgtgttcacCCTCCAGCGGAGCCCCTCCCCCCTCTTGAACCAGAAGTGGAGGAAGAGCAcactgaggaggatgatgatgatggtgaggcggatgatgatgaggaggagggataCAGGGCTCCACTGGAGCTGATGGCTGAG TTCCTCAAGTCTGTGATGGAGAAAGACTTTGTGCTGGCAGAGAAACTGTGTCAGATGA TTCTGGTCTATGAACCAAATAATCCAGAAGCCAAACAGTTCATTCCTCTTATCCaggagaggctggagagag AGCAAGAGGAGAAAAGccaagatgatgatgatgcttgTTCAGACTCCGGTGATGAAGATGACTCTGGGAGTGATCAAGACTCTCCTCAGAGCTCAgacagctcctcctcctcctcctcctcctcatcgttGTCAAAtgaggaagaggagcaggagaggagacacAAACCATGTCCACCCTCTCACCTTTCCCCATAG
- the erich2 gene encoding glutamate-rich protein 2 isoform X4, which translates to MSRLECVGSSTVPQKQVAPALLETHMPKAVGAKYFTAAPRSLPTQAVSNPMKVTPPGRFNVLCAGGVNNISVGFAGPPVILSQDLKMKDNKKPQQSASAVTGGRVFVQPRAQTTPCSVCVHPPAEPLPPLEPEVEEEHTEEDDDDGEADDDEEEGYRAPLELMAEFLKSVMEKDFVLAEKLCQMILVYEPNNPEAKQFIPLIQERLEREQEEKSQDDDDACSDSGDEDDSGSDQDSPQSSDSSSSSSSSSSLSNEEEEQERRHKPCPPSHLSP; encoded by the exons ATGAGCAG ACTTGAATGTGTGGGGTCTTCCACGGTTCCACAGAAGCAG GTGGCCCCTGCACTTCTTGAGACACACATGCCTAAAG CTGTGGGAGCCAAGTATTTTACTGCCGCACCCCG TAGCCTTCCTACACAAGCAGTATCAAATCCTATGAAG GTCACTCCACCTGGGAGATTCAACGTGCTCTGTGCGGGAGGTGTGAATAACATTAGTGTTGGGTTCGCTGGACCTCCTGTGATCCTCAGCCAAGACCTGAAGATGAAGGATAATAAGAAACCACAGCAGTCGGCTTCAGCTGTTACAG GAGGAAGAGTGTTTGTGCAGCCACGGGCCCAAACTAccccctgctctgtgtgtgttcacCCTCCAGCGGAGCCCCTCCCCCCTCTTGAACCAGAAGTGGAGGAAGAGCAcactgaggaggatgatgatgatggtgaggcggatgatgatgaggaggagggataCAGGGCTCCACTGGAGCTGATGGCTGAG TTCCTCAAGTCTGTGATGGAGAAAGACTTTGTGCTGGCAGAGAAACTGTGTCAGATGA TTCTGGTCTATGAACCAAATAATCCAGAAGCCAAACAGTTCATTCCTCTTATCCaggagaggctggagagag AGCAAGAGGAGAAAAGccaagatgatgatgatgcttgTTCAGACTCCGGTGATGAAGATGACTCTGGGAGTGATCAAGACTCTCCTCAGAGCTCAgacagctcctcctcctcctcctcctcctcatcgttGTCAAAtgaggaagaggagcaggagaggagacacAAACCATGTCCACCCTCTCACCTTTCCCCATAG
- the erich2 gene encoding glutamate-rich protein 2 isoform X2: MSRLECVGSSTVPQKQVAPALLETHMPKAVGAKYFTAAPRSSLPTQAVSNPMKVTPPGRFNVLCAGGVNNISVGFAGPPVILSQDLKMKDNKKPQQSASAVTGGRVFVQPRAQTTPCSVCVHPPAEPLPPLEPEVEEEHTEEDDDDGEADDDEEEGYRAPLELMAEFLKSVMEKDFVLAEKLCQMILVYEPNNPEAKQFIPLIQERLEREQEEKSQDDDDACSDSGDEDDSGSDQDSPQSSDSSSSSSSSSSLSNEEEEQERRHKPCPPSHLSP; the protein is encoded by the exons ATGAGCAG ACTTGAATGTGTGGGGTCTTCCACGGTTCCACAGAAGCAG GTGGCCCCTGCACTTCTTGAGACACACATGCCTAAAG CTGTGGGAGCCAAGTATTTTACTGCCGCACCCCG AAGTAGCCTTCCTACACAAGCAGTATCAAATCCTATGAAG GTCACTCCACCTGGGAGATTCAACGTGCTCTGTGCGGGAGGTGTGAATAACATTAGTGTTGGGTTCGCTGGACCTCCTGTGATCCTCAGCCAAGACCTGAAGATGAAGGATAATAAGAAACCACAGCAGTCGGCTTCAGCTGTTACAG GAGGAAGAGTGTTTGTGCAGCCACGGGCCCAAACTAccccctgctctgtgtgtgttcacCCTCCAGCGGAGCCCCTCCCCCCTCTTGAACCAGAAGTGGAGGAAGAGCAcactgaggaggatgatgatgatggtgaggcggatgatgatgaggaggagggataCAGGGCTCCACTGGAGCTGATGGCTGAG TTCCTCAAGTCTGTGATGGAGAAAGACTTTGTGCTGGCAGAGAAACTGTGTCAGATGA TTCTGGTCTATGAACCAAATAATCCAGAAGCCAAACAGTTCATTCCTCTTATCCaggagaggctggagagag AGCAAGAGGAGAAAAGccaagatgatgatgatgcttgTTCAGACTCCGGTGATGAAGATGACTCTGGGAGTGATCAAGACTCTCCTCAGAGCTCAgacagctcctcctcctcctcctcctcctcatcgttGTCAAAtgaggaagaggagcaggagaggagacacAAACCATGTCCACCCTCTCACCTTTCCCCATAG
- the erich2 gene encoding glutamate-rich protein 2 isoform X5, which translates to MSRLECVGSSTVPQKQVAPALLETHMPKEAVGAKYFTAAPRSSLPTQAVSNPMKVTPPGRFNVLCAGGVNNISVGFAGPPVILSQDLKMKDNKKPQQSASAVTGGRVFVQPRAQTTPCSVCVHPPAEPLPPLEPEVEEEHTEEDDDDGEADDDEEEGYRAPLELMAEFWSMNQIIQKPNSSFLLSRRGWRESKRRKAKMMMMLVQTPVMKMTLGVIKTLLRAQTAPPPPPPPHRCQMRKRSRRGDTNHVHPLTFPHSCQSPAHCPV; encoded by the exons ATGAGCAG ACTTGAATGTGTGGGGTCTTCCACGGTTCCACAGAAGCAG GTGGCCCCTGCACTTCTTGAGACACACATGCCTAAAG AAGCTGTGGGAGCCAAGTATTTTACTGCCGCACCCCG AAGTAGCCTTCCTACACAAGCAGTATCAAATCCTATGAAG GTCACTCCACCTGGGAGATTCAACGTGCTCTGTGCGGGAGGTGTGAATAACATTAGTGTTGGGTTCGCTGGACCTCCTGTGATCCTCAGCCAAGACCTGAAGATGAAGGATAATAAGAAACCACAGCAGTCGGCTTCAGCTGTTACAG GAGGAAGAGTGTTTGTGCAGCCACGGGCCCAAACTAccccctgctctgtgtgtgttcacCCTCCAGCGGAGCCCCTCCCCCCTCTTGAACCAGAAGTGGAGGAAGAGCAcactgaggaggatgatgatgatggtgaggcggatgatgatgaggaggagggataCAGGGCTCCACTGGAGCTGATGGCTGAG TTCTGGTCTATGAACCAAATAATCCAGAAGCCAAACAGTTCATTCCTCTTATCCaggagaggctggagagag AGCAAGAGGAGAAAAGccaagatgatgatgatgcttgTTCAGACTCCGGTGATGAAGATGACTCTGGGAGTGATCAAGACTCTCCTCAGAGCTCAgacagctcctcctcctcctcctcctcctcatcgttGTCAAAtgaggaagaggagcaggagaggagacacAAACCATGTCCACCCTCTCACCTTTCCCCATAGCTGTCAGTCACCAGCACACTGCCCAGTCTGA
- the erich2 gene encoding glutamate-rich protein 2 isoform X6, which yields MSRLECVGSSTVPQKQVAPALLETHMPKEAVGAKYFTAAPRSSLPTQAVSNPMKVTPPGRFNVLCAGGVNNISVGFAGPPVILSQDLKMKDNKKPQQSASAVTAEPLPPLEPEVEEEHTEEDDDDGEADDDEEEGYRAPLELMAEFLKSVMEKDFVLAEKLCQMILVYEPNNPEAKQFIPLIQERLEREQEEKSQDDDDACSDSGDEDDSGSDQDSPQSSDSSSSSSSSSSLSNEEEEQERRHKPCPPSHLSP from the exons ATGAGCAG ACTTGAATGTGTGGGGTCTTCCACGGTTCCACAGAAGCAG GTGGCCCCTGCACTTCTTGAGACACACATGCCTAAAG AAGCTGTGGGAGCCAAGTATTTTACTGCCGCACCCCG AAGTAGCCTTCCTACACAAGCAGTATCAAATCCTATGAAG GTCACTCCACCTGGGAGATTCAACGTGCTCTGTGCGGGAGGTGTGAATAACATTAGTGTTGGGTTCGCTGGACCTCCTGTGATCCTCAGCCAAGACCTGAAGATGAAGGATAATAAGAAACCACAGCAGTCGGCTTCAGCTGTTACAG CGGAGCCCCTCCCCCCTCTTGAACCAGAAGTGGAGGAAGAGCAcactgaggaggatgatgatgatggtgaggcggatgatgatgaggaggagggataCAGGGCTCCACTGGAGCTGATGGCTGAG TTCCTCAAGTCTGTGATGGAGAAAGACTTTGTGCTGGCAGAGAAACTGTGTCAGATGA TTCTGGTCTATGAACCAAATAATCCAGAAGCCAAACAGTTCATTCCTCTTATCCaggagaggctggagagag AGCAAGAGGAGAAAAGccaagatgatgatgatgcttgTTCAGACTCCGGTGATGAAGATGACTCTGGGAGTGATCAAGACTCTCCTCAGAGCTCAgacagctcctcctcctcctcctcctcctcatcgttGTCAAAtgaggaagaggagcaggagaggagacacAAACCATGTCCACCCTCTCACCTTTCCCCATAG